The sequence AAAAATTCGTTGGCAAGGAAAACAAAATGGACTCAATCTCTAAGAGACCTAGAACTAGGCTTTCACCCCTAAAAAGAAAACTGCAATTGATGGAGATCGCTCTTGAAGTCTTCTCTCGTCGTGGCATTGGCCGTGGCGGTCATGCAGACATCGCAGACATTGCTCAAGTATCAGTTGCAACGGTATTTAACTACTTCCCAACCCGTGAAGACTTGGTTGATGAAGTGCTTAATCACGTGGTTCGCCAATTCTCTAACTTCCTTTCAGACAATATCGACTTAGATATTCACGCAAAAGAAAACCTACATAATATTGCGACTGAAATGGTGACGTTAGTGGCTCAAGATAGCCATTGGTTGAACGTATGGTTTGAATGGAGCGCTTCGACTCGTGATGAAGTGTGGCCTCTATTCGTAACCACTAACCGCACTAACCAGATGTTAGTACAAAATATGTTTAGCAAAGCGATTGAGCGCGGCGAAGTTTGCGACGATCACGACCCTAAGCATCTAGCAAACCTATTCCACGGCATCTGCTACTCGCTGTTCATTCAAGCGAAACGTGTGGAAACGCCAGAAGAGCTTTCAAGCTTAACAGATAGCTACCTAAACATGCTGTGCATCTATAAGTAGCTTCGAGCTTCGAGATAAATTGTTAAAGGGCTGGCCTAATGGGTTAGCCCTTTTTTTGTGAAGTGTAGTCGCTCTTCGCATCCCGAAGCACAGCGTACTCACATCTCGAAGTGAAATGTTTCTACTCTTTTCTTCAGATATAAAAAAGCCGCTGACGAATCAGCGGCTTTTAAAAACATTAGCGAGTGGCTAAGAAAGAATTACTTCTTCTTTTTCACAGCTTTTTTGTTTGGAAGGTCAGTGATTGAACCTTCGAATACTTCCGCAGCAAGACCAACAGACTCGTGTAGAGTTGGGTGAGCGTGGATAGTAAGAGCGATATCTTCTGCATCACAACCCATTTCGATTGCTAGGCCGATTTCGCCAAGAAGTTCACCACCGTTAGTACCAACAACAGCACCACCGATTACGCGATGAGTATCTTTATCGAAGATCATCTTAGTCATACCGTCTGCACAGTCAGAAGCGATTGCACGACCAGAAGCAGCCCAAGGGAAAGTAGCAACTTCGTAGTTCAGGCCTTCCGCTTTCGCTTCTTTCTCAGTCTTACCTACCCAAGCAACTTCTGGCTCAGTGTACGCAATTGATGGGATTACTTTAGGATCGAAGTAGTGCTTCTTACCAGAGATAACTTCAGCAGCTACGTGACCTTCATGCACACCTTTGTGAGCAAGCATTGGTTGACCAACAACGTCACCGATCGCGTGGATGTGAGGAACGTTAGTACGCATTTGCTTATCAACATTGATGAAACCGCGCTCATCAACTTCGATACCTGCTTTTTCAGCGTCGATAAGTGCACCGTTTGGAACACGACCGATAGCAACAAGAACAGCATCGTAGCGCTCAGCTTCAGCTGGTGCTTTTTTGCCTTCCATTGAAACGTAGATACCGTCTTCTTTCGCTTCAACAGCAGTCACTTTAGTTTCAAGCATTAGCTTGAACTTGTTCTTGATGCGTTTAGTGAAGACTTTAACGATGTCTTTATCCGCAGCTGGGATAACTTGATCGAACATCTCAACAACTTCAACTTTAGAACCTAGAGAGTGGTAAACCGTACCCATCTCAAGACCGATGATACCGCCGCCCATGATAAGCAGTTTTTCTGGTACTTCGTTTAGTTCTAGTGCATCCGTAGAATCCCAAATACGTGGGTCTTCATGTGGGATGAAAGGAAGTTTGATTGGGCGAGAACCCGCTGCAATGATTGCATTATCAAAGTTAATTGTTGTCGTTTCTTCGCCAACAACTTCGATGCTGTTAGGACCAGTAAACTTACCGAAACCGTTAACAACAGTAACGTTACGCATCTTAGCCATACCGCCAAGACCGCCAGTCAGTTGATCAACTACTTTGTCTTTCCAGATACGAACTTTGTTGATGTCCGTTTGTGGCTCACCGAATACAACGCCGTGCTCTGCCATCGCTTTTGCTTCTTCAATTACTTTAGATACGTGAAGAAGTGCTTTTGATGGAATACAACCAACGTTTAGACATACACCACCAAGAGTGCTGTAACGTTCAACTAGTACTGTTTCTAGACCTAAATCCGCACAACGGAATGCCGCTGAGTAGCCAGCAGGACCTGAACCAAGTACAACAACTTGGGCTTTAATTTCTTTGCTCATTGTGACCTCTTGTAGTCATTATCCCTAACAGGCTGAGTAGATGTTCTTAAAATTATTGGGCTTTCAAACAAGAAACATTTTACAGAGATGTTAACAGTGTGAAAGTAGCTTTAAGTTAGCCTGTGAGCTAGACAACAATTCCCCCGCAGTTTATGAGAAATGCCGGAAACTGTTCTCTAAAAATAGTCTTTATATAAAGAATTAAGGTGACCCGAAAGTCACCTTAATAATTACTTTCTCAATTACAGTACTAGACGACGAATGTCAGATAGTGCGCTGTTTAGGAAAGTAATGAAGCGTGCACCTTCAGCACCATCGATCACTCGGTGATCGTATGATAGAGACAGTGGAAGCTGTAGACGTGGTTGGAACTCTTTACCATTCCAAACTGGCTTAATCTCAGACTTAGATACACCTAGGATACCTACTTCTGGAGCATTTACGATTGGAGTAAATGCAGTACCGCCAATACCACCAAGGCTAGAGATTGTGAAACAACCGCCTTGCATGTCTGCCGCTGTTAGCTTACCAGAACGTGCTTTCTTAGAAACAACCATTAGTTCTTCAGATAGCTCGTAAATACCTTTCTTGTTCACGTCTTTGAAAACAGGAACAACTAGGCCGTTTGGTGTATCAACTGCGATACCCACGTTTACGTACTTCTTAAGAATGATGCTTTCGCCATCGTCAGAAAGAGACGAGTTGAATGCAGGGAATGCTTCTAGCGCTTTAGCAACAGCTTTCATGATGAACACAAGTGGAGTGATCTTCATGCCAGTGTCTTTCTTCGCTTCGATTGCGTTCTGTTCTTTACGGAATGCTTCTAGCTCAGTGATGTCTGCGTTGTCCCACTGTGTAACGTGAGGGATCATTACCCAGTTACGGTGCAGGTTAGCGCCAGAGATCTTCTTAATCTTAGAAAGCTTCTGAACTTCAGTTTCGCCGAACTTGCTGAAGTCAACTTTTGGCCATGGTAGTAGACCAAGAGCAGAACCGTCACCGCCTTTGCCAGATGCTGCAGCACCAGACTCAAGACGCTTAAGTGCATCTTTAACGTAAGACTGAACGTCTTCTTTAAGGATACGGCTCTTACGACCAGTACCTTTAACCTTAGAAAGGTTAACGCCAAATTCGCGAGCAAGACGACGAACAACTGGAGAAGCGTGTGCGTAGTCACCGTTCTCTTGGAAGTCGCCAGCTGCTGGAGCTACTGCTTCTGCTTTAGGACGGTCCGCCGATGCGGCAGGTGCTGCTGCCGGAGCTGCTGCTTGTGCTGGAGCTGAAGCCGCTACTGCTACTGGAGCTGCGCCTTCAACAACGAAAGTCATGATTGAAGAGCCTGTTGACACTTTGTCGCCAGCTGCAATCTTGATTTCTTTTACTGTACCAGCGAATGGTGCAGGTACTTCCATTGAAGCTTTGTCGCCTTCAACAGTAATTAGAGATTGCTCTTCTTCTACTGTATCGCCAACCGCTACCATGATTTCAGTAACTTCTACTTCGTCGCCACCGATATCTGGAACGTTCACTTCCTTCTCAGCAGATGCTGCTGCAACTGGTGCCGCCGCCGGAGCAGGAGCTGCTGCAACTGGAGCGCCAGAACCTGCCACTTCAAATACCATTACTAGAGAACCAGTAGATACTGAGTCACCAGAAGCGATCTTGATTTCTTTAACGATACCAGCGAATGGTGCAGGAACTTCCATTGAAGCCTTGTCACCTTCAACAGTAAGAAGAGATTGCTCTTCTTCTACTGCGTCGCCAATAGCGACCATGATTTCAGTTACTTCAACTTCATCACCGCCGATATCAGGAACGTGAACTTCTTTAAGCTCAGCTGCCGCTGCAGGAGCAGCTGCAACTGGTGCCGCCGCTTCAACTGCTGGCGCAGCCGGTGCTGCTGCAGCACCTTCCGCTTCGAAGATCATGATAAGAGAACCAGTAGAAACAGAATCACCTTCTGAAATCTTGATTTCTTTAACGATACCCGCTTGAGACGCAGGAACTTCCATTGAAGCTTTGTCGCCTTCAACAGTGATCAGTGACTGTTCTTCTTCAACCTTGTCGCCAACGTTTACAAGAATCTCAGTTACTTCAACCTCGTCAGCACCGATGTCTGGTACATTAATTTCGATTGTCATTGTATTTACCTACCTTAATGCCAGTCTTATGCGTATTGCGGGTTAGTTTTTTCTGTGTCGATATCGAACTTAGCAATTGCTTCAACAACTACTGATTTCTCGATGTCACCACGTTTAGCCAGTTCAGTTAGAGCTGCAACTACGATGTAGCCAGCGTTAACTTCGAAGTGACGACGTA is a genomic window of Vibrio sp. FE10 containing:
- the lpdA gene encoding dihydrolipoyl dehydrogenase, whose product is MSKEIKAQVVVLGSGPAGYSAAFRCADLGLETVLVERYSTLGGVCLNVGCIPSKALLHVSKVIEEAKAMAEHGVVFGEPQTDINKVRIWKDKVVDQLTGGLGGMAKMRNVTVVNGFGKFTGPNSIEVVGEETTTINFDNAIIAAGSRPIKLPFIPHEDPRIWDSTDALELNEVPEKLLIMGGGIIGLEMGTVYHSLGSKVEVVEMFDQVIPAADKDIVKVFTKRIKNKFKLMLETKVTAVEAKEDGIYVSMEGKKAPAEAERYDAVLVAIGRVPNGALIDAEKAGIEVDERGFINVDKQMRTNVPHIHAIGDVVGQPMLAHKGVHEGHVAAEVISGKKHYFDPKVIPSIAYTEPEVAWVGKTEKEAKAEGLNYEVATFPWAASGRAIASDCADGMTKMIFDKDTHRVIGGAVVGTNGGELLGEIGLAIEMGCDAEDIALTIHAHPTLHESVGLAAEVFEGSITDLPNKKAVKKKK
- a CDS encoding LuxR/HapR/OpaR family quorum-sensing transcriptional regulator: MDSISKRPRTRLSPLKRKLQLMEIALEVFSRRGIGRGGHADIADIAQVSVATVFNYFPTREDLVDEVLNHVVRQFSNFLSDNIDLDIHAKENLHNIATEMVTLVAQDSHWLNVWFEWSASTRDEVWPLFVTTNRTNQMLVQNMFSKAIERGEVCDDHDPKHLANLFHGICYSLFIQAKRVETPEELSSLTDSYLNMLCIYK
- the aceF gene encoding pyruvate dehydrogenase complex dihydrolipoyllysine-residue acetyltransferase, whose translation is MTIEINVPDIGADEVEVTEILVNVGDKVEEEQSLITVEGDKASMEVPASQAGIVKEIKISEGDSVSTGSLIMIFEAEGAAAAPAAPAVEAAAPVAAAPAAAAELKEVHVPDIGGDEVEVTEIMVAIGDAVEEEQSLLTVEGDKASMEVPAPFAGIVKEIKIASGDSVSTGSLVMVFEVAGSGAPVAAAPAPAAAPVAAASAEKEVNVPDIGGDEVEVTEIMVAVGDTVEEEQSLITVEGDKASMEVPAPFAGTVKEIKIAAGDKVSTGSSIMTFVVEGAAPVAVAASAPAQAAAPAAAPAASADRPKAEAVAPAAGDFQENGDYAHASPVVRRLAREFGVNLSKVKGTGRKSRILKEDVQSYVKDALKRLESGAAASGKGGDGSALGLLPWPKVDFSKFGETEVQKLSKIKKISGANLHRNWVMIPHVTQWDNADITELEAFRKEQNAIEAKKDTGMKITPLVFIMKAVAKALEAFPAFNSSLSDDGESIILKKYVNVGIAVDTPNGLVVPVFKDVNKKGIYELSEELMVVSKKARSGKLTAADMQGGCFTISSLGGIGGTAFTPIVNAPEVGILGVSKSEIKPVWNGKEFQPRLQLPLSLSYDHRVIDGAEGARFITFLNSALSDIRRLVL